A region from the Candidatus Gracilibacteria bacterium genome encodes:
- the purH gene encoding bifunctional phosphoribosylaminoimidazolecarboxamide formyltransferase/IMP cyclohydrolase: MSDIQTPKRALISVYDKENLVPFAQALQAKGVEILSTGGTAKLLKENGVSVIEIGDYTGSPEVFGGRVKTLHPKVAGGILMRRDNPQDIEEAEKNGIKPIDLVVVNLYPFKETVAKEGVTEEEAIEQIDIGGVTLLRAAAKNFKHVSIVTSIKDYKLVMDEWEHDGGISMETRRKLAITAFDRTYFYDETISDYLKSQGGTVELLNLHYEKVRKLRYGENPHQKAAFFRDPSNQYPNVTNARLLQDNKELSFNNILDVDAALKIVGDFERPTVTIIKHTNPCGVASAKDIDTAFDAAYNVDPLSAFGCIIGMNRECTTSIAQRIIDSKLFVEIIVATSFEKAALKLLTAKKNMRLLETGELRKNPNERDVKSVSGGLLIQTSDQYEVTEKDLKVVTKVQPTKEQIQTMLFARKIVKHVKSNAVVFAQTDQEKGIDVIIAIGAGQMSRVDSVFIATHKGGDRIKGSVLASDAFFPFADGVEEAHRCGVSAIIQPGGSMRDADVIKRADELGLAMVFSGIRSFKH; this comes from the coding sequence ATGTCTGACATCCAAACCCCAAAACGAGCCCTCATCAGCGTGTACGACAAAGAGAATCTGGTGCCTTTTGCGCAGGCATTGCAGGCCAAAGGGGTGGAAATTTTGTCCACCGGAGGAACCGCGAAATTACTCAAGGAAAACGGGGTTTCGGTCATTGAAATCGGGGACTACACCGGTTCGCCCGAGGTATTTGGAGGCCGAGTGAAAACCCTTCACCCCAAAGTGGCGGGCGGGATTTTGATGCGCCGCGACAACCCCCAAGATATTGAGGAAGCGGAAAAGAACGGAATCAAACCTATTGACTTGGTGGTGGTGAATTTATATCCGTTCAAGGAAACGGTTGCCAAAGAAGGAGTGACCGAAGAAGAGGCGATTGAGCAAATCGACATCGGAGGCGTGACTTTACTTCGAGCCGCAGCCAAAAACTTTAAACATGTGAGTATTGTGACGAGCATCAAAGATTACAAACTCGTGATGGACGAATGGGAACATGACGGCGGAATCAGTATGGAAACACGCCGAAAATTGGCCATCACCGCGTTTGATCGCACGTATTTTTACGATGAAACCATCAGCGATTATTTGAAGAGTCAGGGCGGGACTGTGGAACTTCTCAACTTGCATTATGAAAAAGTTCGCAAATTGCGCTATGGCGAAAATCCGCATCAGAAAGCCGCTTTTTTCAGAGATCCCAGCAACCAATACCCAAATGTGACCAATGCACGACTTTTGCAGGACAACAAAGAACTTTCGTTCAATAATATTCTCGACGTGGATGCGGCCTTGAAAATTGTGGGGGACTTTGAACGCCCGACCGTGACCATCATCAAGCACACCAACCCGTGCGGCGTGGCGTCGGCCAAAGACATCGACACCGCCTTTGACGCGGCCTACAACGTGGACCCGTTGTCTGCGTTCGGGTGCATCATTGGCATGAATCGCGAGTGCACCACCTCGATTGCCCAGCGCATCATTGACAGCAAATTGTTTGTGGAAATCATTGTGGCCACGTCGTTTGAAAAAGCCGCGTTGAAACTGTTAACTGCTAAGAAAAACATGCGCCTTCTCGAAACCGGCGAATTGCGAAAAAATCCCAATGAACGCGACGTCAAGAGTGTGAGTGGAGGACTTTTGATTCAAACGTCGGATCAATACGAGGTCACGGAAAAGGATCTCAAGGTCGTAACCAAGGTCCAGCCCACGAAGGAGCAAATTCAGACCATGCTTTTTGCCCGAAAAATCGTCAAACACGTGAAATCGAATGCCGTGGTTTTTGCTCAGACCGATCAAGAAAAAGGCATTGATGTGATCATCGCCATCGGTGCCGGCCAAATGTCCCGTGTGGACTCGGTTTTCATTGCCACACACAAAGGCGGCGATCGAATCAAAGGCTCAGTCTTGGCTTCCGACGCATTCTTTCCGTTCGCAGACGGAGTGGAAGAAGCTCATCGTTGCGGCGTTTCCGCCATCATTCAACCCGGCGGTTCCATGCGCGACGCAGACGTGATCAAGCGCGCGGATGAACTCGGTTTGGCCATGGTGTTCAGCGGGATAAGGTCGTTTAAGCATTAA
- a CDS encoding ketopantoate reductase C-terminal domain-containing protein, producing the protein MDLCRAEKSIVNCCLNGLSAIHNKTFAELFSDPVLSARIEHLFEECHAILATAFPLEERESLRTKIFEGWRYADHYSSTWQDLTERKPTEIDFLNGFMVQLGRTQGSSVVENESVIRALKEIEEARR; encoded by the coding sequence TTGGATCTCTGTCGTGCAGAAAAATCAATCGTAAATTGTTGTTTGAACGGGCTTTCTGCCATTCATAATAAAACTTTTGCCGAACTTTTTTCCGACCCTGTCCTCAGTGCTCGCATTGAACATCTTTTTGAGGAATGTCATGCGATTCTTGCCACCGCTTTCCCATTAGAAGAGCGAGAGAGTTTAAGGACGAAAATTTTTGAAGGATGGCGATACGCGGATCATTATTCTTCGACCTGGCAGGATTTAACGGAAAGGAAACCCACGGAAATCGATTTTCTCAATGGATTCATGGTCCAGTTAGGACGAACGCAAGGATCATCCGTCGTGGAAAACGAGAGCGTGATTCGAGCATTGAAAGAAATAGAAGAGGCACGACGTTAA
- a CDS encoding HAMP domain-containing sensor histidine kinase has translation MKIRVQTKLFLGFMAVALGTMVLVSLGAHYFISREFRDLLGGENPPQFPWPGGEGGGRPPEDLFLRDIKIYFTLAAMVGGILAGLISFWFAKFWVNPIKKVIETTQKIARGQYKDRIETHSKDEIGDLCRSVNAMASELEAMEKLRKELMSNVAHELATPLTNISGYLEALHDGTIQGEALTQKTIELLKEETDRLAFMVKDVRALSVTENPTLCMIFKSYDAKSLIEGVVMKMKPEYEKKDITLSICVEGTPQLEVDKDKFSQILINLLSNAILHTPSKGKITLAVRVKKEGIEIAVQDNGEGISQQDLPHIFERFYRADKSRSRETGGLGVGLTIARALVEAHGGTIEAESKVGQGSRFTCIFPLRCGGLDLH, from the coding sequence ATGAAAATCAGAGTTCAGACCAAATTATTTTTGGGGTTTATGGCCGTGGCCTTGGGCACGATGGTTTTAGTTTCTTTAGGGGCGCATTATTTTATTTCTCGGGAATTTAGGGATTTATTGGGCGGGGAAAATCCGCCGCAATTTCCTTGGCCGGGAGGCGAGGGAGGTGGACGGCCCCCGGAAGATCTTTTTTTAAGAGATATAAAAATTTATTTTACTTTGGCTGCAATGGTGGGCGGAATTTTAGCGGGCTTGATCAGTTTTTGGTTTGCGAAATTTTGGGTGAATCCTATAAAAAAAGTGATTGAAACCACTCAAAAAATCGCAAGAGGACAATACAAAGATCGCATCGAGACTCACAGCAAGGATGAAATCGGGGATTTGTGCCGTTCGGTGAATGCCATGGCCTCGGAATTGGAAGCCATGGAAAAACTGAGAAAAGAATTGATGTCCAATGTGGCGCATGAGCTTGCCACGCCTTTGACCAATATCAGTGGGTATTTGGAGGCCCTTCACGATGGCACCATTCAAGGAGAAGCACTCACTCAAAAAACAATAGAACTTTTAAAAGAAGAGACCGATCGATTGGCCTTTATGGTGAAAGATGTCCGCGCGTTATCCGTAACGGAAAATCCAACGCTTTGCATGATTTTTAAATCGTATGATGCAAAATCATTGATCGAGGGGGTGGTGATGAAAATGAAACCGGAATATGAAAAGAAAGATATTACACTTTCCATTTGTGTTGAAGGAACCCCGCAACTGGAGGTGGATAAAGATAAATTTTCACAAATTTTGATCAATCTTTTAAGCAATGCCATTCTCCATACGCCCTCCAAAGGGAAAATCACCCTCGCTGTTCGCGTTAAAAAAGAGGGGATTGAAATAGCGGTGCAAGACAACGGAGAGGGAATTTCTCAACAAGATTTACCCCATATTTTTGAACGGTTTTATCGCGCCGATAAATCAAGGTCTCGGGAAACCGGGGGGCTTGGGGTGGGGCTAACCATTGCACGAGCCTTGGTGGAGGCGCATGGAGGGACGATTGAGGCGGAAAGTAAAGTAGGGCAAGGATCGCGTTTTACATGTATATTCCCTTTACGTTGTGGCGGTTTGGACTTACACTAA
- a CDS encoding undecaprenyl-diphosphate phosphatase: MTFLQALLLGILQGITEFLPISSDGHLVLMESIFKLPLADLKGFDVALHFGTLFAIVAYFWKDIWGLFRQKKLIVYIVIATLPAVVVGFTLEDWMDATFRNPMAVSLFLLVMAVFFLFAERVAKLDEKKQFTLLNTFVIGVAQALALLPGISRSGMTIGTGLFFGFKREEAARFSFLLGIPAIAGAVFLTGIRVFKGEVPLPGTELVLVGFVTSAVIGYLAIAFLMRFLKNHRLTVFAVYLIVVAGVGLWFSR, encoded by the coding sequence ATGACCTTCCTCCAAGCCCTCCTCCTCGGCATTCTCCAAGGCATCACAGAATTTTTGCCCATTTCTTCAGATGGGCATTTGGTGTTGATGGAGTCTATTTTTAAGCTACCCTTAGCCGATTTGAAGGGTTTTGATGTGGCCCTGCATTTTGGGACGTTGTTCGCCATTGTCGCTTATTTTTGGAAGGATATTTGGGGCTTGTTTCGACAAAAAAAACTCATCGTTTACATCGTCATTGCCACGCTTCCGGCTGTGGTGGTCGGATTTACGCTCGAAGATTGGATGGATGCCACGTTTCGAAACCCCATGGCCGTGAGTTTGTTTTTGCTCGTAATGGCGGTTTTCTTTTTATTCGCGGAAAGAGTGGCAAAACTCGATGAAAAAAAACAATTCACTTTGCTCAACACGTTCGTGATCGGCGTAGCGCAAGCCTTGGCTTTGCTTCCCGGAATTTCACGCTCCGGCATGACCATCGGCACCGGGTTATTTTTCGGATTTAAAAGAGAAGAAGCGGCCCGATTCTCATTCCTTCTCGGCATCCCTGCGATCGCCGGCGCCGTATTTCTCACCGGGATTCGCGTATTCAAGGGAGAAGTGCCTCTCCCCGGTACGGAATTGGTTTTGGTCGGCTTCGTAACGTCTGCCGTGATCGGCTATCTCGCCATCGCGTTTTTGATGCGATTCTTAAAAAATCACCGGTTAACGGTTTTTGCGGTTTATCTGATAGTTGTGGCCGGAGTGGGATTGTGGTTTTCGAGATAA
- the yidD gene encoding membrane protein insertion efficiency factor YidD: MLTFIKECFISLIHIPQQLALLMIRLYQKTLSPDHGPLKDNFPGGFCRFTPSCSEYSRLAILRYGLIRGGLKSMWRILRCNPCSHGGVDFPTHGAKRSELE, encoded by the coding sequence ATGCTCACCTTTATCAAAGAGTGTTTCATCTCCCTGATTCATATCCCGCAACAATTGGCGTTGCTCATGATTCGGTTGTATCAAAAGACCTTGTCCCCGGATCACGGGCCTTTAAAAGATAATTTTCCGGGAGGTTTTTGTCGATTCACGCCCAGCTGCTCCGAATATTCGCGTTTGGCGATTTTGCGTTACGGATTGATCCGTGGCGGGCTTAAATCCATGTGGCGCATTTTACGATGCAATCCGTGCAGTCATGGAGGAGTTGATTTCCCTACTCACGGAGCGAAGCGGAGTGAGCTTGAGTAG
- a CDS encoding 2-dehydropantoate 2-reductase, producing the protein MEENPSERKILVVGGAVGTFLGAKLHAGGCSVDLLGRGKIAHLGDTIRIQERKYAMPPRLTALPENSSYDLVVLATKLHHLHDILAQIQQARVRAGSLVSIQNGLVDNAQFNNLLGEQRLMVASVFDGFRIDGERLLTTNTGKGWKVEDSPDGQRVS; encoded by the coding sequence ATGGAAGAGAATCCTTCAGAAAGGAAAATCCTGGTGGTGGGTGGGGCGGTCGGCACTTTTTTAGGAGCAAAATTGCATGCTGGAGGTTGTTCTGTGGATCTTTTAGGAAGAGGGAAAATCGCTCATTTGGGAGATACTATTCGAATCCAGGAAAGAAAATATGCGATGCCTCCGCGTCTGACTGCTTTACCCGAAAATTCAAGCTACGATCTCGTGGTCCTCGCCACAAAACTGCATCATTTGCACGATATTTTGGCTCAAATTCAACAAGCGCGAGTTCGGGCCGGTTCCTTGGTGAGCATCCAAAATGGTCTCGTGGATAACGCTCAATTTAACAACCTACTGGGAGAGCAAAGATTGATGGTGGCTTCGGTTTTTGATGGATTTCGGATTGATGGAGAGAGACTTTTGACAACGAATACGGGAAAAGGATGGAAAGTGGAAGATTCTCCGGACGGGCAAAGGGTTTCATAA
- a CDS encoding LemA family protein has translation MPMIILGIVVVLLLWLGVMYNSFVRMRYRVKEAWSDIDVQLKRRYNLIPNLVEAVKGYMTHEKGVLENVTKARANAIGNQGDPEAQAKTENMLSGALKTLFAVSENYPDLKANQNFLELQRDLTDTEDKIQAARRFYNGNVRDYNTKTEIFPNTLFAEMFGFHREPFFELDNAAEKEVVAVKFDTAPATPVAPTEAPEKPKAKKKE, from the coding sequence ATGCCGATGATTATTTTGGGCATTGTGGTGGTTCTCTTGTTATGGCTTGGAGTGATGTACAACTCATTTGTGCGCATGCGCTATCGCGTGAAAGAGGCGTGGTCGGATATTGATGTGCAATTGAAGCGCCGCTACAACCTCATCCCGAATTTGGTGGAAGCGGTGAAAGGCTACATGACGCATGAAAAAGGAGTGCTTGAAAATGTGACCAAAGCCCGTGCCAACGCGATCGGAAATCAAGGCGACCCCGAGGCTCAAGCCAAGACCGAAAACATGTTGAGCGGTGCGTTGAAAACCTTATTCGCGGTTTCGGAAAATTATCCGGACCTTAAGGCCAACCAAAACTTTTTGGAATTGCAACGCGATTTAACCGACACCGAAGATAAAATCCAAGCAGCTCGTCGTTTCTACAATGGCAATGTGCGAGATTACAACACCAAGACCGAGATTTTCCCCAACACCTTGTTCGCCGAAATGTTTGGGTTTCACCGAGAACCCTTCTTTGAGTTAGACAATGCAGCGGAAAAAGAGGTTGTGGCTGTTAAATTCGATACTGCGCCAGCAACCCCGGTGGCCCCAACAGAGGCTCCGGAAAAACCTAAAGCCAAGAAGAAAGAGTAA